The following are encoded in a window of Etheostoma cragini isolate CJK2018 chromosome 7, CSU_Ecrag_1.0, whole genome shotgun sequence genomic DNA:
- the fitm2 gene encoding fat storage-inducing transmembrane protein 2, giving the protein MCSPARPVSGVNMAAVDVIVDNLVTLWRIPAARQNFPLIFVLISVVGSLLKKLEVVPQTYFSSSGNALNVYFVKVSWGWTLLLLTPFLLLSNSAFSRSVSFLSRRLLSLVVATAIWYACTQTFFFIEEVTGLCYETDTEEVLVKELSSKASCRRAGFQWHGQDISGHSFILAYSALFIVEETAPMASLRTAGLSALPRMVLNLLYVALNLIVIVWVWMFACTSVYFHHMSHKLLGTLCGLVAWYLTYRVWYLKPLSPGLPPQRPSKEQKHNP; this is encoded by the exons ATGTGCAGCCCAGCACGTCCGGTCAGTGGCGTCAACATGGCGGCGGTAGATGTCATTGTGGACAACTTGGTGACACTCTGGAGGATACCGGCTGCCCGACAAAACTTCCCCTTGATATTTGTACTCATTTCGGTCGTGGGGTCGCTTCTGAAAAAGCTGGAGGTCGTCCCGCAGACATATTTCAGCAGCAGCGGAAATGCCCTTAATGT GTattttgtcaaagtgtcctGGGGCTGGACATTGCTGCTGCTGAcccctttcctcctcctgtCCAACTCGGCCTTCAGCAGGAGCGTGTCCTTCCTGTCCCGGCGACTGCTGTCTCTGGTGGTGGCGACAGCCATCTGGTACGCCTGCACCCAGACCTTCTTCTTCATCGAGGAAGTGACCGGTTTGTGTTATGAAACTGACACCGAGGAGGTTCTCGTCAAGGAGTTATCAAGCAAAGCCAGCTGCAGGCGGGCCGGCTTCCAATGGCACGGCCAGGACATCTCAGGGCACTCCTTCATCCTGGCCTACTCGGCTCTCTTCATCGTGGAAGAAACGGCGCCGATGGCCTCCCTAAGGACCGCCGGTCTCTCTGCGCTGCCCAGGATGGTCCTCAACCTGTTGTACGTGGCCTTGAATCTGATCGTGATCGTTTGGGTGTGGATGTTTGCCTGCACCTCTGTTTACTTCCATCACATGTCCCACAAGTTGCTAGGGACTTTATGTGGCCTGGTGGCATGGTATCTGACATATCGGGTTTGGTATCTCAAACCTTTATCCCCAGGACTCCCCCCTCAGCGCCCCTcaaaagaacagaaacacaacCCCTGA
- the r3hdml gene encoding peptidase inhibitor R3HDML, with amino-acid sequence MKCGAGRWPPMGAACVQLLLAATLWVMPQMAGALWVMPHMAATLWVMPHMAGALRVMPHVGVPAAPEPLNMTRASGFRMPTGRRKRAISSRDINALLDYHNRVRSQVFPPAANMEFMLWDEGLAELADSWASRCVWDHGPTHVMRYVGQNLSVTTGRYQSITDLVQSWYEERHHFSFPSRCSGSVCSHYTQMVWASTNRVGCAVRKCSHMYVFGSTWREATLLVCNYSIKGNWVGEAPYKSGKPCSVCPSSYGGSCWRNQCSHNRKPKRLSRT; translated from the exons ATGAAG TGTGGTGCAGGGAGGTGGCCTCCGATGGGTGCTGCCTGTGTTCAGCTCCTGTTGGCTGCCACCCTGTGGGTGATGCCTCAGATGGCTGGCGCCCTGTGGGTGATGCCTCACATGGCTGCCACCCTGTGGGTGATGCCTCACATGGCTGGCGCCCTGCGGGTGATGCCTCACGTGGGAGTTCCTGCTGCGCCAGAGCCGCTCAACATGACCCGGGCTTCAGGCTTCAGGATGCCCACCGGCAGACGGAAGAGAGCCATTTCATCACGAGACATTAACGCTCTTCTGGATTACCACAACCGAGTCCGCTCCCAGGTCTTCCCCCCCGCCGCTAATATGGAGTTCATG CTCTGGGACGAGGGACTCGCCGAGTTGGCCGACTCCTGGGCTTCACGATGCGTTTGGGATCACGGTCCGACACACGTCATGAGATACGTGGGCCAGAACCTGTCCGTCACTACAGGAAG GTACCAGTCCATCACTGATCTGGTCCAGTCCTGGTACGAGGAGAGGCATCACTTCTCCTTCCCCAGCAGATGCAGTGGATCGGTGTGCTCCCACTACACCCAG ATGGTGTGGGCGAGCACCAACCGAGTGGGATGTGCCGTCAGGAAGTGCTCTCACATGTACGTGTTTGGGAGCACCTGGAGGGAGGCGACGCTGCTGGTCTGCAACTACTCCATAAA GGGAAACTGGGTGGGCGAGGCTCCCTATAAGAGCGGGAAGCCTTGTTCCGTCTGTCCGTCCAGCTACGGCGGCTCCTGCTGGAGAAACCAATGCTCACATAACAGAAAACCCAAAAGACTCTCAAGAACTTAA